In Euphorbia lathyris chromosome 2, ddEupLath1.1, whole genome shotgun sequence, the sequence TCTCCGATCATCCGTTATCTCAACTCTCCCAACACGGAAATCTTCTGGAACTTTACTTTAGATTTCGTCGTTGCAAGTGATTTGTGATTCCTTAAGTGATtgagtttttaatttttcattttcaaggAGTTACCTTCTTTTGCCCTCGTTATTACCCCCAATTTCATATATGGAAAGAAGAGCACCGCCAAAACCATCAATTCCACCTGTTGGCTATAGATTTCATCCGAATGATGCAGAATTGGTTGGTCATTTCTTGAAGAAGAAGATTCTTGATTCTGGTAGCGAGAATATGCCGATTGCTGAGGTTAAAGTCTGTGATTTCGAGCCCTGGGTTCTTCCTGgtaaaaatttacatttttctctGCAATACTCTTGTTTCTTATTATGTTCACTGTATCTGAGTAATGGAAATTTTTGCTTATTCATAGATCAATCCAAGGTGAAATCAAATGATAAATCATGGTATTTCTTTTGTCCCCGGGATTTTAAGTATGCAAATAGCCGGCGAACTAACCGGAAAACTAAGGCTGGGTTCTGGAAACCCACTGGTAAGCCTCGGAAGGTGAAAGGCATTGGCACAAAGGAGGTTATCGGTACCAAGAGAACTTTAGTTTTCTATGAGAATCCCTATTCTAAATCGGTTAAGACCAAATGGATCATGCATGAATATGAATCTATTCAAGTTCAGGTGAACCTAACCTTACTCTCTCTTATTAGACAGATTGAATTTATTGTATGAACTGTTTGATGATTTGGGGCTCTATTGAAATTTTAGCTTTCAAGCTATTTAATCCAATGCTTGAAATGGATACTGGAAAGATATTAAggacctatgttgcacggaaactcctcTTTAGCCGCGTTTCAAGTCCATTTCTGTTTTGTTTCATCACGGAAACTCCTCTTTAGCCGCCTTTGCGTTTCcctttccgtgcaacataggtaaGGACTAAGGAGTGATGAAAATAGCATCTAACAAAGGGCTTGTCTTAAGTCCTTAAACACAACTATGATCATAGATATGTAAGTCAGCCTATTATTGTGGTATATAATACCATAAAATCAGCATAAAGCTTGAAGTTCTTATCTCCAGTAAATCAGCCTGAAAAACTGTAAAGCAAACTTGACATTCCAGATATGTCCCTTAACATAATGGATTTCTATCATGTATGAATGTGGTTATGACATTTTTATACgttgattttgattatttgtGCAACAATTCGTGTAGGGAAATTTTGTTGTCTGTAAATTGAAGCTTAAGCCAGatgaaaagataaaaaaggTCAAAACAAAGGAAATGGCTGCAGCTTCGCCTTCAACTTCTGAAAGTGTGATGACTGTGACTTCATCTTGTGGTGAATACGAACCTAATGAAAATACTAGTGCTGATATTGAAGGTCATAATGTGGATGGCATGGCTGATGCTTCAACCCATGAGAATGATAAACACAGTTGCTCAGCGGTTTTTGATATCGGAGACCCATATTCAAATGAGGTGACCTCTTGTTCTGGTTGCGATGAAAGCGAACCAGAATACCCTTTGATTTATGGTGCTGAATGTCACAATCCGAATGAGATGACTGCTACAATGACCTTTGGGAAGCAAAAGTTTAGTGGCGAAGAGGCTTATATTTTCAAAGGTCAAAATTCAgataaaaatatcaatatgtTTTGCTCAGAAGAAAGCGAATGGAGCCCTTTTGCGACATCACCTGATTGTGGAAATGGAAATCAAATTCAACATGTTGAGACTGATTTAACAACTCCTCCAGTTGCTGCAGATTTAGAAGTTAATGCTGCACAACCTTCATTAGATGTAAGAGATATCTTGCAACCTTTTAACTTTCGGATTTGGCATTATAGTTTTGTTATCTGATACATATCATTCTGCAGGTTCATGGTCCGCTAACTTTTTTCGATGATATGAAAATGTTGATTGAGCCAAAAGGCAGTCCTAATTCTCCACTTTTTACTTGCAATGAGGATTAAAGGAAGCCTTTCAAGCACCATCTCGGTGCATCTTAACCCAATACAAAAGTCTCCAAAACAAGAGCTACTCTGCGCAGCCTTGTACCTCTTTTGTTCTATTTTGACACAGCACAACATAGTAGTTTGGTGAATTTGGTGGTTCCTAAATGGAATAATCTCTAGTAAGTACAACTCGTTCCTCCAGTTTGTCCAATTTATGTACTAATGCCTTCCAAAATCCATAGTTTCGTTCTTATAACGcgatatatgtatatgtatatgatACAAAGTAAGTGTGATGGTGTCATGATATATGATGGGGATATGATATAGTAACACATGGGTGTGTGTGAAATGGTATAAGATGTAACACTATACATGTTCATATTATGAGATAGTAACACAGTTGTAAGCACGGATTTTCGGGTTATTAAGCTGTGATGAGGTTATATTGCATATCAGTAAATGTACAATCGATCTATATGGCTGCTAAATCGAAACAGGAGAATAACAGTTTGTGTTTCTATGGCATACTTCTTTTGAATGCTTCTACAGTTCTACGCCAGGAAGAAGTTATGTTTGAAATATCTCATGTGTGTGGCATCACAAGGAAATGAAAGTACTCTAATTTTGAATGAACCATGAGCCAGATGCTATATAATATAATAGTCAAGGAGAAAAAAAATGAGAGTAATTTTATAAGAGTTAGCTTATGTGGCACTCTCATtttcaaacaaaataaaataatggaaTTAAAGTGAATTACTTTAAGTTGTTCTACAATTGCTTTATAAAGTGAGTCAAAAAGGTGTTTAAATTGCTAGACtttcttttaaattttgaattcttttaaattttgaaCTGTAGTTACtagataattaataaaatttattaatggaattaatatttattaataattttataaaatgttttaGTTTCAAGTAAAATAattgaggaaaagaaaaaattcaACTGTTGATCTATGAGAGTGAGTTTTGTTTTCATTTGAAACGGATAGATAGTTTTTCTGAAAGAGAAGAAATGAGAGTAATTTTAGAAGAGTTTTAGCTTGTGTGACActcattttaaaacaaaataataatgaaaatgaaattaaaatgaaattaaaatgaaattaagGATAGAAGTGAATTATTTAAAATAGTTGTGTAGGTGAGGTGCAAAGAAGatgtttttttacttttgaATTGTGATTTTGAATTATGATTATTAGAGAATTATATCTCATTCATGgaattaaatgaaattaatgtttattaatatttttataaaatatctcAGTGGTTGATAGGTGTTGAATACATATCACTAAAACATCATGTTTTAAATGAAACTAGCTCTGAGCTCGTGCAATGCACGtgatttataaaataattaatcagtTGAACACCACTTGATGAATATATAACCTACAATTTATTTCTATACAAATTCTATATAGtaaacataaatataaattagataGAAAAACAATCACTTGAGTTTATTATTCCAAACTCAACCTTATTTATAAACTATGTTAAAACTATGCTAGAATCTTATAAATACATGAATGACTTTTTAAGATTTGTTTTCAAAtcattttttaattgatttttattgatataatattaaataaataaaaggtttgAAGAGTACTGATATTTTATAATAGTTTTAATACTTCATTAAATCAAATATcacatttttattaataatgtcCAATAATCAGATCAATAAAAAGAATAATGTAAACTACTTCATTAAAAATGATtgacataaaaaaataattgtcaAATGTCacatttttcttatttaggaTAAGAATCATAAAGTGTTATGTAATAATGATAATTACACCTTATTATAAATACCACTTACtgatcatacatattcatattcgcatatcaacaaaaaaaaaaaaaagattcgtATGTTTAATATTTTTGGATTTTTAGAATGTAAATTATAAAGTAGATTCCACATGGATATAACTCATTTCCACGAAACTGCCCACTTGCAAAGCTATATTTTGCTAAATGAGAAGCTTTAGCTTTTACAGGCAATTGAAACAAATATATGTGCACATTAAAGCAGCAGgttatgtaaatatatataacttttCGAGATCATCTTGGATCTCCTCGCAAAGAGCAAACACAATGGAAAAGTAAAAACTCTATAAGCAAATAATGTTTCAGTGGCATGTTATAAGCTCTTGTAGTAAAACTAAAGTTGGTTTGAAATTAaactttttattataattttgacTTCCTGGTTCACAAAATTACCTAGATAGGTTACCTAGATAGGATTTTTCACATATAGAAAGAAGAAGACATTAAAATCCAAAAGCAATgggaaattaaaaacaaaaattaaagggAATAAAAACAAAATCCCAATGGCCTTTAATGCTTGAACCTTTTGCATTAGGTAATTTAGCTTATTACCTGATGATATACATCAAAATTTCACTCTCATAATTGTCCAAATTTGGAAACGTATCTGCAAAACAACAAACCAACTATAAGAAAAGAGAGGATTCTGTCTTGAGGAAGAGACATGTGAAGAATTGCTGTCGCTGAAACCACCACATGGTTTGTATTGAACATAATAACGGAAAACAAaacataaagaaaaaaaaacaatggtgatttgttaatggaaaaaaaaaaaatcacaaatgcACGATGCGGAACCTTGAAAGAAGCCAACTGCTTCTGCTCTACTGATCTGAAATACACGGTATGTTGTATGTATATATACAAATCTTGTGATAGGTTTAGGAAAACCTAATTGAAGTTTAGTCCTAATACAACTCTACTGAAACCCTAATGTAATATGCAGAATAGAATTTAAGCCAATATAATAGCAAGCTGTTACGGGAAAGAAGAGATAAAGGATATGAAGCAGTTAGAAATTTGAATATTTGAGGAGTGTGAAAATTGCAGAGTAGTGGAAGAGAAGAAGTTGAGGTAGAGTGGGTAACTTGGAggataaattgttttaaaaaggaaaataatagATGTTCggaaaaattaaatcaaaattaaatcaaaattctaTTAAATTGATAAATAAGCTTCTTGTTTTCTTATTGTGCCACATAATATTTGATAGCTTAATATCATGTCATCTGTTACTTTTGTTCcacactttatatatataatagattgATATTACTAACAAATCACGTCGTGGCAAAAACTTGATCAAGCTATTCAATTGAACTGATTAGTTATTCATCTTATGATTTATTAAGGTTTGGTATTTTCTACTTCATTATTGACATCTTTATTAACCGATCGTTTTTTCATACAATTGAAAGGAAAAAATGGACCATCTTTACTTAGGGTTAATCTCCAAAATGaacattttaaaagaaatattctCAATCTGATAATAGTTAGTAAATAATTTTTAGGGGGCTGTTTTTTATAACTCTGTAATTAAAAACAACATCATTATAACGGTGACCTTGTCGTAATTGTACAAAAGACAAAAACAAAGTTGCTTATCTTTTGTACCATTACGGCGGACACATTGCCTGTTTGTAATCACAGAGTTAAAAACAACCCATCGAAGAAAATTATTTCCTAACCATTAACATGTTTGGAATAATTCTCTTAAAATGCTCTATTTAGGGTTTAACTCCTTTACTTGATCGTTTGCCATAAAAGGATAAGTTAATGAATTTACTGTTTTTGCCACGTGGATGTGCAAAATAATGAGTTGGAAAAAATTTCAAGATATGACGGGGTCGATCTAAATCCTCAACTAGGCCATGTGGAGTAAAACAAAAATGTATTTTGGAAAAACGGCATAGGAGCCCTAACGGTATTTTTTCGAAAATTTGGCTAGAAAAACCTTGAAACTGTAAAGGTCACTAAGGGTCCCACATTTTTATTGGGTACTGCAATATAAAGGTATCAATCTAAAATAACATAAGTTGAAAAACTGCCTTAAGTCATCTCCAATCATACTCCATAATCTatttttaaagtaaatgtgcGCTCCAATGGTTCTCTAAAACCTTATTCTATTTTTAGAGTAAGTCTTTTGATACTCTATatataaagtataaaaatatcttACTCTATTTTAAAGTAAGTTTAATGATTgtttaagaataaaaatatcatttaatataataaatggtatgtaaaattaatataataataataataaaaaaatattatttattaatagatatatttttttaagttataAATGTTAGATATTGTTATATATGTTAATATTCTCTCTTTATTGTATTTCCTATTATAATTACCTCTAGCATAATTATAGGAATTATACCATAATTGTATTGTATTTCCTATTATAATTACCTCTAGCATCATTATAGGAATCATACTACTGTATAAATACCTCTTTCATGATTAATAGAAAATCAAGGGATTCACAATCCACCATGGTATCAAGAGCCATTCTCTCTTTCTAAACCCTAAATTGCCGATCCTGCCTCCCccctttttcttctcttttccaGCCGGGTCTCTCCCTTCGCTGCCGGCGATCCTCCCTCCCTCTACCGGCACTGTTTTCTCTCCCCTCACATCCGTTCCACCATGACTGATAAGGCCACCCCTCCCCCCTCACCCCGCCCTCACCATATCAAATATCTCCATCTTCATTAAAGAACCACTTGAATCTACCACTAGCCAATACATTACCTGGTCCGAACTCTTCAAAATTCATGCTACCGCCTTTCAAGTTCTCGACCATATTATCCCATCCACCGATGACAAATCTGAAAATTCTTCTTCGGTTATGAAAACAAAGGATCCCGGCTTATGGGCTTGCATCGACACAATTGTTAAACAATGGATTTATGGATCCATATCGCGAAGCTTGCTTAACAGTATTCTTGTTCCCGACGCCACCGCCGCTCAAGCTTGGACTCGTTTGGAGGAATTTTTTCATGACAACAAAAATTCTAGAGTGTTATATCTCGAACAAGAGTTTTccaatgtgaaaatggatacgTTCTCCGATGTGAGCTCGTATTGCCAACACTTAAAGTCTCTTTCCGATCAATTGAGCAACGTTGGATCCCCGGTTTCCAATGATCGGTTGGTGCTACAATTACTTTCGGGGCTCACCGATGCTTATGATAATGTCGGTACTCAGATTCGACACCTTGAGCCTCTACCCCAATTCAACAAAGCACGTTCGATGCTTACTCTTGAGGAATCCGCTCTGAACAAGAAAACGGCCCCGCCGACTTCTTACCATCCGGCATCTCAGCGGCACTCCGGCGGTTACCGCGGCGGACGTCACGGCGGCCGGCACACCCGCGGCAGATTCCAGCGCGGTGGTGGGGGCAGACACACCTCTTGGCCATGGCAGCAGCATCCGTCCTCTTGGTAGCTGGCGCCCTCCTTTTGGGCTTATCCTCCATGGGCCTCTTCACCTACATGGGCCGCTCCTCCGTGCCCCTACCCCGTTTGGCAGCAGGCCCGTCCCCAAGTGCATTCTCCAGCCCCGCCCTCTCCCATGGCCGCATCTCCTCAAGCCGGGCTGCTGGGCCCGCGTCCTCAATAAGCCCATATGGGCTATGAATATTACCCGACCAACATTGAGCAGGCCATGCATACTTTGACTATTCAACCACCTTCGGAGGTGTGGCACATGGACACTGGCGCTACGTCGCACATGACGGCGGATGCAAGTACACTCACATCTTACTTTAATAAGAGCACCAATTCTAATATTATTGTTGGTAGTGGTCATTCCATTCCGGTTGTTGGCTCAGGTAATGCATGCTTAAATCCTAGCTCCAAACCTCTACATCTAACCAACGTTTTACATGCacccaaattaattaaaaacctTATCTCTGTCCGCAAATTTACTGTTGATAATAATGTGTCTGTTGAGTTTGATCCTTttggtttctctgtgaaggacTTGCACACGGGGAGGCAtatcatgagatgtaatagTGCTAGCGATCTTTATCCTGTCTCGTCGACTACATCACCAACTTTATCTTATGTTTTTTCTGCCTTCTCTAGTAATATTTGGCACAATCGTTTGGGTCATCCAGGGCCCACAGTTTTAAATTCTCTTCggaataataatttaatttcttgTAATGGTTCATCAATTGATTCTATTTGTCATTCTTGTATTTCTGGAAAATAAGTCAAACTTCCATTTTATTCCTCTACTAATGTCTCAAGTATGCCTTTTGATATTGTGCACAGTGATGTTTGGACATCTCCCACTTTAAGTTCTAGTGGTCATAAATATTATGTGCTATTTCTGGATGACTGCACCAATTTCTTATGGACTTTTGCTCTTGCACAAAAATCTCAAGTCTATTCCGTCTTTCTGTCTTTTCGTAATTTTGTGCGTACTCAATTTGAAAAAGACATCAAAACGTTCCAatgtgataatggtggtgaatatAATAATTCTCAATTTCATGAGTTTTGCACTCTACATGGTATGCAATTTCGTTTTTCTTGTCCTCACACCTCTCCACAAAATGGCAAAGCCGAACGCACAATTCGAACAATTAATGATGTCATGAGCACTCTTCTCACGCACTCATCTATCCCTCTTAACTTTTGGCACCATGCTCTTTCTCATACTACATATCTTCTAAACATCCTCCCTCACAAAATTCTTGGTTATCTATCCCCCACTCAAGTCCTCTATCAACGTCAACCCACGTATTCTCATCTTCGTATCTTTGGTTGTCTCTGTTTTCCGCTCATTCCCTCCACCTCTCGTACTAAATTACAAGCCCGTTCCTCTCCTTGCGTCT encodes:
- the LOC136217316 gene encoding NAC domain-containing protein 96-like isoform X2 is translated as MERRAPPKPSIPPVGYRFHPNDAELVGHFLKKKILDSGSENMPIAEVKVCDFEPWVLPDQSKVKSNDKSWYFFCPRDFKYANSRRTNRKTKAGFWKPTGKPRKVKGIGTKEVIGTKRTLVFYENPYSKSVKTKWIMHEYESIQVQGNFVVCKLKLKPDEKIKKVKTKEMAAASPSTSESVMTVTSSCGEYEPNENTSADIEGHNVDGMADASTHENDKHSCSAVFDIGDPYSNEVTSCSGCDESEPEYPLIYGAECHNPNEMTATMTFGKQKFSGEEAYIFKGQNSDKNINMFCSEESEWSPFATSPDCGNGNQIQHVETDLTTPPVAADLEVNAAQPSLDVHGPLTFFDDMKMLIEPKGSPNSPLFTCNED
- the LOC136217316 gene encoding NAC domain-containing protein 96-like isoform X1, whose protein sequence is MSYLLLPSLLPPISYMERRAPPKPSIPPVGYRFHPNDAELVGHFLKKKILDSGSENMPIAEVKVCDFEPWVLPDQSKVKSNDKSWYFFCPRDFKYANSRRTNRKTKAGFWKPTGKPRKVKGIGTKEVIGTKRTLVFYENPYSKSVKTKWIMHEYESIQVQGNFVVCKLKLKPDEKIKKVKTKEMAAASPSTSESVMTVTSSCGEYEPNENTSADIEGHNVDGMADASTHENDKHSCSAVFDIGDPYSNEVTSCSGCDESEPEYPLIYGAECHNPNEMTATMTFGKQKFSGEEAYIFKGQNSDKNINMFCSEESEWSPFATSPDCGNGNQIQHVETDLTTPPVAADLEVNAAQPSLDVHGPLTFFDDMKMLIEPKGSPNSPLFTCNED